One genomic region from Sphingomonas paeninsulae encodes:
- a CDS encoding response regulator: protein MRVLLIENDTALADAIARALRAESFAVDVAHNGEDGGHLGATESYDVAVLDLGLPKRDGLSVLGDWRAGGRTLPVLILTARDGWSDKVLGFKAGADDYLLKPFRVEELVMRLRALVRRAAGHAASVIQCGPLAFDAATGQFHLDGLPLKLTAFEWRVLSALVLRKDAVIERLDLLERVYEGDADVDSNSLEVIIGRLRRKIGASMIETVRGLGYRLTENA from the coding sequence ATGCGTGTTTTGCTGATCGAGAACGATACCGCGCTGGCGGATGCGATTGCGCGGGCCTTGCGCGCCGAGTCCTTCGCGGTGGACGTCGCGCACAATGGCGAGGATGGCGGCCATCTCGGCGCAACAGAGTCCTATGATGTCGCGGTGCTCGATCTCGGCCTGCCGAAGCGAGACGGGCTTTCGGTGCTCGGCGACTGGCGGGCCGGTGGACGCACACTGCCAGTCCTCATCCTGACCGCGCGTGATGGCTGGTCGGACAAGGTGCTCGGCTTTAAGGCAGGCGCCGACGATTATCTGCTCAAGCCGTTCCGGGTCGAGGAACTCGTAATGCGCTTGCGGGCTCTGGTGCGCCGTGCCGCTGGGCATGCCGCCAGCGTGATCCAGTGCGGCCCCCTTGCCTTCGACGCCGCCACCGGCCAGTTCCATCTCGACGGCCTGCCGCTGAAGCTCACTGCATTCGAATGGCGCGTGCTGTCGGCGCTGGTATTGCGCAAGGACGCGGTGATCGAGCGGCTTGATCTGCTGGAACGCGTTTACGAGGGTGATGCCGATGTCGACTCGAACTCGCTTGAAGTGATCATCGGTCGGCTCCGTCGCAAGATCGGCGCCTCAATGATCGAGACCGTGCGCGGACTGGGTTATCGCCTGACTGAAAACGCGTGA
- a CDS encoding tyrosine-type recombinase/integrase, with product MTLSVVAIKAAKGRDKIYKLADAGGLFLMVTPSGGRRWQMSYRYLDKQKTLSFGVWPDTGLAEAREKRDAARKVLAKGLDPAEQNKLARIAATVAASNSFKSVADEWLIKVEREGRAPATMKKLRWLLDFINQSLGKRPVTSITAHELLIMLRKMESKGRYETAKTLRSTCSQIFRYAIATARAERDVAADLRGALIAPKPVHRAAITTPKETGDLLRAIESFQGFGTTRIALNLLAHVFVRPGELRFAEWKDFDFDKALWTIPAHKTKMRRPHSIPLSRQALAILGLIEHDATYSNFLFPSLRSVKKPMSENTINAALRRMGYAQDEVTGHGFRAMAATQLNEMGIWNPDAIERQLAHCEGNAVRRAYTRGEYWDERVRMMQHWSDHLDHLRDGATVLQGKFGKAK from the coding sequence ATGACGCTTTCAGTGGTTGCGATTAAAGCGGCAAAAGGCCGCGACAAAATTTACAAGCTTGCCGATGCTGGTGGTCTGTTTCTGATGGTGACGCCATCAGGTGGTCGCCGCTGGCAAATGAGCTATCGTTATCTCGACAAGCAAAAGACGCTCTCCTTCGGCGTATGGCCCGACACCGGCCTCGCTGAGGCACGAGAAAAGCGCGATGCTGCCCGCAAGGTGCTGGCCAAGGGCCTTGACCCCGCTGAACAAAACAAACTTGCACGGATTGCCGCCACTGTGGCCGCGTCCAACAGCTTCAAATCAGTGGCCGATGAATGGCTCATCAAAGTAGAACGCGAAGGCCGCGCACCTGCAACCATGAAGAAGCTGCGCTGGCTGCTTGATTTCATCAACCAGTCGCTTGGGAAGCGGCCCGTCACCTCGATCACCGCCCATGAACTGCTGATTATGCTGCGCAAGATGGAGAGCAAGGGGCGCTACGAAACAGCCAAGACGCTCCGCAGCACCTGCTCGCAGATCTTCCGTTATGCGATCGCCACGGCGCGCGCAGAACGCGACGTTGCCGCCGATTTGCGCGGTGCGCTGATCGCGCCAAAGCCTGTCCATCGCGCAGCGATTACTACACCCAAGGAAACTGGTGATCTGCTTCGTGCCATCGAATCGTTCCAGGGGTTTGGCACCACAAGGATCGCGCTGAACCTTTTGGCCCATGTGTTCGTGCGACCAGGCGAGTTACGTTTTGCCGAATGGAAAGACTTTGACTTCGACAAGGCGCTATGGACGATCCCGGCGCACAAGACCAAGATGCGGCGGCCCCATAGTATTCCGCTATCCCGTCAGGCCTTGGCAATTCTCGGTTTGATCGAGCATGACGCCACCTATAGCAACTTCCTTTTTCCCTCACTGCGATCCGTCAAAAAGCCTATGTCGGAGAACACGATCAACGCGGCGTTGCGACGCATGGGCTATGCGCAGGACGAAGTGACTGGTCACGGTTTCAGGGCGATGGCGGCGACGCAACTCAACGAAATGGGAATCTGGAACCCTGACGCGATCGAACGCCAGCTTGCCCATTGTGAGGGCAACGCTGTTCGCCGGGCCTATACGCGGGGCGAATATTGGGATGAGCGGGTGCGCATGATGCAGCACTGGTCGGATCATCTCGATCACCTGCGCGATGGAGCCACAGTTCTGCAAGGCAAGTTTGGCAAAGCCAAATAG
- a CDS encoding glycosyltransferase has protein sequence MEQPVFYDASGRRRKWSLRTVAVLLALIVVAAIALAITVVSVPVPRGITPVRERGQPRPIPEQIRHLRRQIGSWLPSTTPAASAVNQITVGFYVPWDPDSKASLERHVAQLDWLVPTLASFTDAGRTIRMDSDPGLETILASASRRPKILPMVQNAANDKWDGAGMAQVLHDPLRRAAMLQRVEALILRQHGSGVVFDFEELPHSAQADYLRFLGETKRAFAQRGWLVTLCVPLDDPEWRLDAFAKVADRLFLMDYDEHSPGYEAGPIASQMWFVDRLKNALRQVPPEKAIVAIGNYAYDWHDGTADNMTDEEAWLAANDSEAKVTFDKVSGNSTFSYEENGSVHTIWMLDAASAWNQLRVADSAGVAGVALWRLGSEDPGVWPAFASFQMGKLPDLSTIHPVGNVDVEGNGELLRIEAVPRDGVREVSFDKTNLIRDQNFIHLPTPFVVRRYGYQPGKIALTFDDGPDGTWTPKILDILEAKHVPATFFVIGENAISHPGLLNRELRGGSEIGNHSYTHPNMALVSPMGIRLELNFTQRLVEAYTGRAMRLFRAPYFGDAEPTTTDELIPALLAQERGYLNVGLHVDPGDWKRPGVDTIINETIAQVSGGSADRSASIILLHDGGGDRSQTVTALPVIIDTLRAKGYSFVPLSTLAGVTPQAMMPQVTGMDLVAVRADVGVFLFAAGFMATVKWLFFVAITLGIARAVLMAGLAIKSYYDKNAPVAPPIDPERFVSVLIPAFNEGKVIASSIHRVLASTDVRVEVIVIDDGSTDDTSAVVTQTFADDPRVRLLTLANSGKARALNEGMQLVNSDFIIALDADTQFEKETVARLARWFADPEIGAVAGNAKVGNKVNLVTRWQAVEYVTAQNLERRALTQFDAITVVPGAVGAWRRQALDAVGGYPVDTLAEDQDLTIAIQRAGWRVGYDIEAVAWTEAPETLRALAKQRFRWAFGTLQCLWKHRAIMKDRKPAGLALVGIPQAWIFQIGFAMISPIIDLALVLSAINTVVKVQQHGWEQTQSDVLRMAVYWVVFTVIDVLCGGVAYWLEKRETRYPAHLLVAQRFIYRQVMYSVVIRAVGAALSGPWVGWGKLERSGRTTAVKT, from the coding sequence ATGGAGCAACCCGTATTTTATGATGCCAGTGGGCGACGCCGGAAATGGTCGCTGCGCACTGTGGCCGTTTTGCTGGCTCTGATTGTCGTGGCGGCCATTGCCCTTGCCATCACGGTCGTTTCGGTTCCCGTACCACGAGGGATTACGCCGGTACGTGAACGAGGACAGCCGCGACCTATTCCCGAGCAAATCAGGCACTTACGTCGCCAAATCGGGAGCTGGCTGCCGAGCACGACGCCAGCCGCAAGCGCCGTCAATCAGATCACTGTCGGTTTTTACGTGCCCTGGGATCCGGATAGCAAAGCCTCTCTGGAGCGCCATGTCGCGCAATTGGATTGGCTCGTTCCTACGCTTGCCAGTTTCACTGATGCTGGCCGAACGATTCGCATGGATAGCGATCCCGGACTTGAGACGATTCTCGCGTCGGCATCGCGTCGGCCAAAAATTCTGCCGATGGTCCAGAACGCAGCAAATGATAAGTGGGACGGCGCGGGAATGGCGCAAGTTCTCCATGATCCGTTGCGAAGAGCGGCGATGCTACAGCGGGTCGAGGCATTGATCCTCCGTCAGCATGGTTCTGGTGTGGTTTTCGATTTCGAAGAATTACCGCACAGCGCGCAGGCTGATTATCTTCGCTTTCTGGGTGAAACGAAAAGGGCATTTGCGCAACGGGGCTGGCTGGTTACGCTGTGTGTCCCGCTCGATGATCCGGAATGGCGCCTGGATGCTTTTGCAAAGGTTGCCGATCGCCTGTTCTTGATGGACTATGACGAGCACTCGCCCGGGTATGAGGCCGGCCCGATCGCGTCGCAAATGTGGTTCGTCGATCGCCTGAAGAACGCCTTGCGTCAGGTGCCGCCGGAAAAAGCTATCGTCGCAATCGGCAATTATGCCTATGACTGGCATGACGGTACTGCCGACAACATGACCGACGAAGAAGCGTGGCTGGCCGCTAACGATAGTGAAGCCAAGGTCACTTTTGACAAGGTCAGCGGTAATTCGACGTTTTCATATGAAGAAAACGGATCGGTCCATACGATCTGGATGCTCGATGCCGCTAGCGCGTGGAATCAGTTACGCGTTGCCGACAGCGCTGGTGTCGCTGGTGTTGCGTTATGGCGCCTCGGTTCGGAAGATCCCGGTGTTTGGCCTGCGTTTGCTTCGTTTCAGATGGGTAAGCTTCCCGATCTCTCAACGATCCATCCCGTCGGCAACGTCGATGTGGAAGGCAATGGTGAGTTGTTGCGGATCGAGGCTGTTCCGCGCGACGGTGTTCGTGAGGTTTCCTTTGACAAGACCAACCTGATCCGAGACCAGAACTTCATTCATTTGCCGACGCCGTTCGTGGTGCGCAGATATGGGTATCAGCCGGGCAAAATTGCGCTGACGTTCGATGATGGCCCCGATGGAACATGGACGCCAAAGATACTCGATATTCTGGAAGCGAAGCACGTCCCAGCGACATTCTTCGTGATCGGGGAGAACGCTATATCGCATCCTGGACTGCTCAATCGCGAGCTTCGTGGCGGTAGCGAAATCGGTAACCACAGCTACACGCATCCGAATATGGCGCTGGTGTCGCCGATGGGAATTCGGCTGGAGCTCAACTTCACCCAACGGCTTGTCGAGGCGTACACGGGCAGGGCGATGCGTCTTTTCCGCGCCCCTTATTTCGGCGATGCTGAGCCAACGACGACGGACGAACTGATTCCGGCTTTGCTGGCGCAGGAGCGCGGCTATCTGAACGTTGGGCTTCACGTCGATCCGGGCGACTGGAAACGGCCTGGCGTCGATACGATCATAAACGAAACGATAGCTCAGGTGAGTGGTGGAAGTGCTGACAGGTCGGCGAGCATCATTCTTCTCCACGATGGTGGGGGCGATCGTAGTCAGACAGTCACGGCGCTGCCCGTGATCATCGATACCCTGCGGGCGAAGGGGTATAGTTTCGTGCCGCTTTCAACGCTCGCGGGCGTAACACCGCAAGCGATGATGCCGCAGGTGACAGGTATGGACCTGGTCGCGGTGAGAGCGGACGTTGGTGTGTTTCTGTTCGCGGCGGGATTCATGGCGACGGTTAAATGGCTGTTCTTCGTGGCGATCACGCTCGGCATCGCGCGGGCTGTCTTGATGGCCGGGCTGGCGATCAAGTCATATTATGACAAGAACGCACCCGTCGCGCCGCCTATCGACCCAGAGCGTTTCGTGTCGGTGCTCATCCCGGCGTTTAACGAAGGCAAGGTGATTGCGAGTTCAATACATCGTGTTTTGGCGAGTACCGATGTCCGGGTCGAGGTTATCGTTATCGATGACGGATCGACCGATGATACCTCTGCCGTGGTTACTCAGACATTCGCGGACGATCCGCGCGTTCGTCTGCTGACCCTAGCGAACAGTGGCAAGGCGCGCGCGCTCAATGAGGGAATGCAACTGGTCAATAGCGACTTCATCATTGCCCTGGATGCCGATACCCAGTTCGAAAAGGAGACCGTTGCGCGGTTGGCGCGGTGGTTTGCCGATCCCGAAATCGGTGCAGTGGCTGGCAATGCGAAAGTCGGTAACAAAGTCAATCTGGTAACACGCTGGCAAGCCGTGGAATATGTTACCGCACAAAATCTGGAACGCCGCGCGTTGACCCAGTTTGATGCCATCACCGTCGTGCCTGGTGCCGTGGGCGCTTGGCGGCGGCAGGCCCTCGATGCCGTCGGAGGTTATCCAGTGGACACGCTGGCCGAGGATCAGGATCTGACGATCGCGATTCAGCGTGCGGGCTGGCGCGTGGGTTACGATATCGAAGCCGTGGCGTGGACCGAGGCACCCGAAACCCTGCGCGCTCTCGCAAAACAGCGGTTTCGCTGGGCGTTTGGAACCTTGCAATGCCTGTGGAAGCATCGTGCGATCATGAAGGACCGCAAACCTGCCGGTCTTGCGCTGGTTGGGATACCACAAGCATGGATATTCCAGATTGGCTTTGCCATGATCAGCCCGATCATCGACCTCGCGCTGGTACTGAGTGCGATCAATACTGTGGTGAAGGTTCAGCAGCATGGCTGGGAACAGACCCAGTCTGATGTCCTTCGTATGGCAGTGTATTGGGTGGTTTTCACTGTGATCGATGTTCTTTGTGGCGGCGTGGCTTATTGGTTGGAAAAGCGCGAGACACGTTATCCTGCGCACCTGCTGGTGGCGCAGCGGTTCATTTATCGGCAGGTCATGTATTCGGTCGTTATCCGTGCCGTTGGAGCGGCGCTGAGCGGTCCCTGGGTGGGTTGGGGCAAACTGGAGCGGAGCGGACGAACGACGGCGGTCAAGACCTGA
- a CDS encoding PAS domain-containing protein — MTSLDARFDIMIDSISTIVILVDADFGITRMNCAGRRHFQVPDGGANPVNFRDLLHVNNRDFIGDFCTRVLNSGDSETFEIESARYPGQTLHFQILPFPSGLAILADVVTQATRIRQFTSAAAAAELAIDATDSLGRGRVDVRGTITTVNDNLVSLAKSTADKIMGLRLPALFEQGARTVVRDALDGVLSSGKAFSLQALMLDGTGSPMPVTIGVGVERDGGSITGAAFMIMPNRAGGEAIASALR; from the coding sequence ATGACATCGCTGGACGCGCGGTTTGATATTATGATCGACAGTATTTCTACTATAGTGATCCTTGTCGATGCCGACTTCGGAATTACCCGCATGAACTGCGCTGGCCGTCGTCACTTTCAGGTTCCAGATGGGGGAGCGAACCCCGTAAACTTTCGAGACTTGCTCCACGTCAATAATCGCGACTTTATTGGCGATTTTTGCACCCGTGTCCTTAATTCGGGTGATAGCGAGACTTTTGAAATAGAATCGGCACGTTATCCCGGTCAGACGCTTCATTTTCAGATTTTGCCTTTTCCTTCGGGACTTGCGATTCTGGCCGATGTTGTCACTCAGGCAACGCGTATCCGTCAGTTTACTTCAGCCGCTGCTGCTGCTGAATTGGCAATAGATGCGACCGATTCTCTTGGACGCGGACGGGTCGATGTTCGTGGTACGATTACGACTGTGAATGACAATTTGGTTTCGTTGGCGAAAAGCACGGCCGACAAGATCATGGGCCTGCGTTTGCCAGCACTATTCGAGCAAGGGGCACGGACAGTTGTACGCGATGCTTTGGATGGAGTGCTGAGCTCTGGAAAAGCGTTTTCGCTACAGGCGCTAATGCTGGACGGAACAGGCAGCCCAATGCCTGTGACGATCGGCGTAGGTGTAGAGCGTGATGGCGGCTCGATTACCGGTGCCGCGTTTATGATAATGCCGAACCGGGCAGGCGGCGAAGCTATCGCCAGCGCACTCCGCTAG
- a CDS encoding class II 3-deoxy-7-phosphoheptulonate synthase: MATNWTPTSWQAHEARQMPTYPDAAAFTRATDTLSNFPPLVFAGEARDLTADLARVAEGKAFLLQGGDCAESFAEFHPNNIRDTFRVILQMAVVMTFASKLPTVKLGRMAGQFAKPRSGDFEEQNGVSLPSYRGDIVNDISFEALGRAPDPQRMIQAYNQSAATLNLLRAFSNGGYANLHQVHAWTHDFMGRSPWTKQYRDIADRIGEALDFMAACGINPDTVPQLKTTQFYTSHEALLLGYETALTRQDSLTGDWFDTSAHMLWIGDRTRFDGSAHVEYLRGIGNPIGMKCGPSLEPDALLRLLDTLNPSRIPGRMTLITRYGHDKIEAGLPPLVRAVMREGHPVVWSCDPMHGNVIKAANGYKTRPFERILAEVRGFFAVHRAEGSFGGGIHVEMTGQNVTECTGGAVDVTELSLSDRYHTHCDPRLNAGQSLELAFLLAEMLNQELAERRRVAA, from the coding sequence ATGGCTACAAACTGGACCCCCACAAGCTGGCAGGCGCACGAAGCCCGTCAGATGCCCACTTATCCCGATGCGGCTGCGTTCACGCGTGCCACGGACACGCTGTCAAACTTTCCGCCACTGGTATTTGCCGGTGAAGCGCGTGATTTGACTGCCGATCTCGCTCGGGTGGCAGAGGGCAAAGCGTTCCTGCTTCAGGGCGGCGATTGCGCTGAGTCCTTCGCAGAGTTTCACCCCAACAACATCCGCGATACGTTCCGCGTCATCCTTCAGATGGCGGTCGTAATGACGTTCGCGTCGAAACTGCCGACCGTGAAGCTTGGCCGGATGGCCGGTCAGTTCGCCAAACCGCGTTCGGGCGACTTCGAGGAGCAGAACGGCGTATCGCTGCCAAGCTATCGAGGCGATATCGTCAACGACATTTCCTTCGAAGCCCTTGGTCGTGCGCCTGATCCGCAACGCATGATTCAGGCTTACAACCAGTCGGCGGCCACGCTCAACCTGCTCCGCGCTTTCAGCAATGGCGGGTATGCGAACCTGCATCAGGTGCACGCATGGACGCACGACTTCATGGGCCGCAGTCCATGGACCAAGCAGTATCGCGATATTGCCGACCGTATCGGTGAAGCGCTCGATTTCATGGCGGCCTGCGGGATCAACCCCGATACGGTTCCTCAGTTGAAGACGACGCAATTCTACACCAGTCATGAAGCATTGCTCCTCGGCTATGAAACCGCGCTTACACGGCAGGACAGCCTGACAGGCGACTGGTTCGACACATCCGCCCATATGCTGTGGATCGGCGATCGTACCCGGTTCGACGGTAGCGCTCACGTCGAATATCTGCGCGGTATCGGTAACCCGATCGGTATGAAGTGCGGGCCCAGCCTCGAACCCGACGCTCTTTTGCGCCTGCTCGACACACTGAACCCCAGCCGCATCCCCGGACGTATGACCCTCATCACCCGTTACGGCCATGACAAGATCGAGGCAGGGCTCCCACCCCTCGTCCGTGCTGTCATGCGTGAAGGCCATCCGGTCGTGTGGAGTTGCGATCCAATGCACGGTAACGTCATTAAGGCGGCCAATGGTTACAAAACACGACCATTTGAGCGTATTCTGGCTGAAGTTCGCGGCTTCTTTGCCGTTCATCGCGCGGAGGGCAGCTTCGGTGGCGGCATCCATGTGGAAATGACGGGTCAGAATGTCACCGAATGTACCGGCGGTGCGGTTGATGTCACCGAATTAAGCTTGAGCGACCGGTATCACACACATTGCGATCCGCGCTTGAACGCCGGGCAGAGTCTGGAACTGGCGTTCCTGCTGGCCGAGATGCTCAATCAGGAACTGGCCGAACGGCGGCGCGTCGCAGCATAG
- a CDS encoding tetratricopeptide repeat protein: MVSAGSKSSKILLIGAAIIAAAGVGTAIWRTQHRTIAPVPVAITQPDAATMIAQLEAKLKANPTDAEGWRTLGWAFFNTQRFAESATAYKRATQLAPEKAEYWSSLGEALVLAGPGAVDPDAKAAFATAVSRDPTDPRARYYLAVGKDMAGDHEGAIADWLALLAASPSDAPWAADVRKAIINVGAKNKIEVATRLSAVKMAAPVSAPVNNAPSVATAAIPGPTPEQMRAASGIPKGQQDAMVDGMVQSLAAKLTANPKNVDGWIMLMRSHVTLGQTMKASTALKSAIAANPDDAARLNAAARELGVPS, from the coding sequence ATGGTTTCAGCGGGATCGAAGAGCAGTAAAATTTTATTGATCGGCGCGGCTATTATCGCCGCGGCAGGAGTCGGCACAGCAATTTGGCGAACGCAACACAGGACAATCGCGCCGGTCCCGGTTGCCATCACTCAGCCTGATGCCGCAACAATGATTGCTCAACTGGAGGCCAAATTGAAGGCCAACCCAACCGATGCGGAGGGCTGGCGAACTCTTGGATGGGCCTTTTTCAACACCCAGCGTTTTGCCGAAAGTGCCACCGCCTATAAGCGTGCGACTCAGTTAGCCCCTGAAAAAGCCGAATACTGGTCGTCGCTCGGTGAAGCTCTGGTACTTGCTGGGCCGGGTGCAGTGGACCCGGATGCAAAGGCCGCGTTCGCAACTGCCGTTTCGCGCGATCCAACCGATCCGCGAGCGCGCTATTATCTTGCGGTCGGCAAGGACATGGCGGGCGACCATGAGGGCGCGATTGCCGATTGGCTGGCACTTTTAGCCGCTTCGCCGTCCGACGCCCCTTGGGCCGCCGATGTTCGCAAGGCGATCATCAATGTCGGTGCGAAGAACAAAATCGAGGTCGCGACCCGGCTTTCGGCAGTTAAGATGGCGGCGCCCGTCAGCGCGCCCGTAAACAATGCGCCAAGCGTGGCAACAGCGGCAATTCCTGGCCCGACTCCCGAACAAATGCGCGCGGCATCGGGCATCCCGAAGGGACAGCAGGATGCGATGGTCGATGGCATGGTGCAAAGCCTTGCTGCCAAGCTCACTGCCAACCCTAAAAACGTCGATGGCTGGATCATGCTGATGCGCAGCCATGTCACGCTCGGGCAGACAATGAAGGCCAGCACAGCGCTCAAATCGGCTATCGCCGCCAATCCGGACGACGCAGCACGCCTGAATGCGGCGGCCAGAGAACTGGGTGTCCCTAGCTAA